In the Granulosicoccus antarcticus IMCC3135 genome, TACGGCATGCCGCCGTTGTGGCAGCGTTCCCAGAGCTTTGCAACGCTGGTCCACATTATTCTGGAGCAGAAAGTATCGCTGGCCAGCGCCAAAGCCGTGATGTTACGAGTTCAGAAATTATGCCCTCAGATGAACCACAAACAGTTTCTGGGTGTTTCAGAGCAACGGCTGCGCCAGGTGGGTATCAGCGAACGCAAGCTGTCCTACTGTCGTTCGATTGCAGAAGCGATTGATACTGGCGAGCTTGACCTGTCACATCTAAGGCGCTGCACGGATGCACAAGTGATGGATGCGCTGACATCGATTCGGGGAATCGGGCCCTGGAGCGCCGGCGTCTATTTACTCATGGCTCTGCGGCGACCGGATGCCTGGGCCAGCGGTGATCGGGCGCTGGTTGTCAGTCTGGCTGAGTGTGCAGATCTGCCGGCGGTACCCGGTTATGCGGAGTTGGATCAGTGGGCCGAGCGTTGGCGGCCCTATCGAGCCGCCGCAGCCCGGGTGTTATGGCATGCCTATCTGAGTCGCCGCAGCCCGGGGGCCCGGCAAAAGAGATCCTCCTGAGTGCAAGCTGCTTGATGCTGGTATCAGATACCCGTGTCGCCCAGAACACGCTGCACATGATCGCCGAATTTCTCCGCATTCATGAAGCCGATGACACGTGCTGCCGGTAGTTCGCGTCCTGTGGCATCGTAAAAAATGATTCCAGGCGGACCAAACAAGTCAAATTGCTTAAGCAGGGCTTGATCGAGTGCATCGTTAGCTGTCACATCTGTCTGCACCAGCACCGCGTTGGCCAACAGATCCTGGACACGTTGATCGGTGAACGTGAACGCTTCCATTTCCTTGCAGCTGATGCACCAGTCAGCGTAAAAATCGAGCATCACCGGGCGGCCTTGCTGTGTGGCTTGCAGAACCGCTTGCTGTAAACCATCAACGCCTTTGACGGTTACAAACTTCAGACCTTCGTGTGGCTGTGACGAATTTCCAGCCTGGTCAGAAGAGACGCTGCCGAGACTCTTCAATGGTGTTCGGTAGCTGTTGTTGCCAGACAGTGCGCCCAGTAGCAGGGCCAGTCCGTAGATGCCGATGATGATGCCAGAACCTTTGCCGAAGCGTTGCCAGCCGCTACTGTCGCGATTGGTCGAGTCGGTGGCGCCAAAGTAGATACCGCTCATGATGGCCAGTATGCCGTACAGCGCCATGGTGATCTGGACGGGCAGAAATCGTGAAATCATGTAGACCGCCATACCCAGAAGCAGAATGCCGAATACGTGTTTGGTGGCATTCATCCAGTTGCCCGTGCGGGGCAGCAGCCTGCCGGCTGAGGTACCAATCAATAACAGTGGTGCCCCCATGCCCAGGCCCAAGGCGAACAGGGCGGCACCGCCGATTACCGCATCACCCGTTTTGGCAATATAGATGAGCGCGCCCGCCAGTGGGGCCGTTACGCAGGGGCCGACAATAAGGGTGGAGATAAATCCCATGGCTGCCACACCGGTCACTTGTCCGCCACCTTGCTTGTTGGACCATTGGGTCAGTTTGGCTTGAATGCTGGCCGGCATTTGTAGTTCGAAGAATCCGAACATGGAAAGCGAGAGCGCCACGAACAATACGGCAATCAGCGATAGCACCCAGGGGTTCTGCAGGAAAATCTGCACGTTGTAGCCGGATAGGCCGACGATTACACCGACAATGGCGTATGTGCTTGCCATGACCAGTACGTAAACGAGTGACAGAGAGAACGCGCGCCGAGTGCTCATGGATCCGCCTTGACCAACAATGAGGCTGGAGAGAATCGGGATCATGGGTAATACGCAGGGGGTGAAAGCCAGCAATAGACCGAGACCAAAAAAAGTAGCCACGTTCAGCCACAGAGAGTTGGCGCTCAGCATCGAGAACAGACGATCCTGTTCAGACTGGGGCAGCTCGTCAGCCGGAGTCGGGGCTGCGATTTTCGGGGCTGTCTTTGCCGGTGATGTACTGACTGGGCTTGAGGATGAGTCGCTGCTTGCTGCCAGCTTTGCTCTTAATGTCTCCTCATCCATGCCCGAAGGTGTGCTGTCGAAGCTGACAGGCAGGGTGGCGGTGCTGGGCGGGAAGCAGACTCCAATATCGGCACAACCCTGATAGTTCAGCTGCAGGCTGGCTTTTGCTGAGAGTGCAAGCTGTGCCGGTGGGTCAAGGATCAGCCGTGCTTCTGCGACATCACGCAGAATGCGGACATTGCCGAAAAATTCATCGTACTGCTCGACACCCGGATCTATGTCAGCGCTGACGACCTGTGCGCCACCGGCATCTGTGAGCGAGAAAGAGAGTTTGTCGCGATACAGGTAATAACCGGGTTCGATCTGCCAGCGGATGATCAGCTCCCGATCATTGGCTGTCATGACCTGTGGCAGGTAGGCCAGATCGGGTGGCAGGAGTTCTTCCTGGACAGGGCTGTCGCCGAAGAGTCCTGCGACCGGCTTGGCATTGATCAGCGGTGAGGCAAGGCTACTGCTTTCCTTGCTGCTGCCTAATGTGCTTTCCTTGTTGCTACCTGATGTGCTTTGCTGCGGCAGCTCGACATCCAGCTCGACGCTGGTGGGTGGATAACACAGTCCAATATCTGCGCATCCCTGGAACTTTACCGACAGTCTGACCGATTGCAGTGGTTCGCTCGTCGTGTAGTCCAGCCCCATGCTCGCCGTGTCGCGAAAGGTTGCCTGTTCGCCGAAGAAATCATCGGAAACCACAATGGCTTCTGAAAATTCAGGCGCGCCCAGCGTGATACTTGCGGTGCTGGCCAGTCCGGAGGGCGACAGGGAGCTGACCTCTTCTACCTGAAAGCTGGTTTTGTCACGGTACAGGTAGTATCCGTCGGCAATGGCGAACTCAAGGCTGATCTTGTCTGCAGACACTTGCGTCACGGAGGGGACAAACGCCTCCAGAGGCGACATTGGGTCACTGCCACCGAGCAAATTGGTTGCGGCCATAGTGCCCAGGGGGAGCAATGCCAGTGTAGCAAGCAGGTACAAGCCTGCGGCCGATTGACGAGCGGCTGCAAAGCGTAGGCGAATGGATGAAAGCATGGCAGGAATCAAGCTGAGAGAATGCGAAGTCACTGATATTTCCGGGCAGACTGAGCCACCTTGTTAAAGCGTCATGCGAAGATGGGTTATTCGAGGTTCACTATTGTACGGCTTGCTTCTGACGTGAACCTGACAACGGCCAGCTTGTCATACGGGTTCCTGCTGTAAAATCTGCTGCCGTGTCCTGCCGGCAGGCGGTCTGACCTGTAGACAGTTATCGTCACTACAGACAAAAGTCGTATCGTCGTAATCAGCCAACGCTTGTTTGAGCGGTAATACGTCGATAGGTTCCATTTTGAAAATCCGGAGTTTGTGATGCCTTACGCACTACTGTTGTTCATATCATTGCCAATCATCGAGATCGCAGTAATGCTCAGGGTTGGAGACGCCATCGGCTGGCTCCCCACGTTGGCTATCGTCATTCTGACCGCCTTTATCGGCACCACATTATTACGACAGCAGGGTCTGGCCACGCTTAACACCGCTCGTCAGCGGCTGGATGCGGGTGAAATGCCAGCTCAGCAAATGCTGGAAGGCATGCTGTTGCTGCTGGGTGGTGTCCTGTTGTTGACACCTGGTTTCGTGACCGATGCCTTCGGGTTTGCTTGCGTGCTGCCTGTCACTCGCCAATGGCTGGCGAACAAGATCGCTTCACGCTCCATTGTCAGTGTCGGTGGTGTTGTGGGATTTGGAAGTGGGGCGGGGCGGCAGCGAGGCGGCCCGTCAGCCAAGGGCGGAACCACGATTGGATCTGGATCGACCGCTGGTGCTCGTCATAGCGATGCCCACTCTGCAGAATCCAGCGCCAGTGGTGGTCGACCTCAGCCCTCGACTCCTAGTCCAGAGTCGTCCGGAGAGGTCATTGATGCCGATTTCAAGCGAATTGATAAATAGAATTATATTGCCTGAAATGGCCGTCTGTAGCGCTTTATTGACTGAGTAGGTGTTTTTTGCCACCTGGTTCTGCAAGTTACAGGCAAATTTGTTGGTCCCGAGACTTGATATTGTGGCTGTCGACATTAGAATTAGCACTCCTTAGGGGAGAGTGCTAACAATGGTGCTCAACGCTCCTTTTGGACCTTATTTTTCACAGTTGATTTTTTCGGAGTCGTATTGGTATGAACATTCGTCCGTTGCATGACCGCGTGGTCGTCAAGCGCATGGAAGAAGAGCGCACGAGTGCCGGTGGCATTGTAATTCCTGATTCAGCTACTGAGAAGCCAGTTCGTGGTGAAGTGCTGTCAGTTGGTAAAGGCAAAATCGCTGAAAATGGCGATGTACGCCCTCTGGACCTGAAAGTAGGTGACCAGGTTCTGTTCGGCAAGTATTCCGGCACCGAAATCAAGATTGACGGTGAAGAAGTACTGGTTATGCGTGAAGACGACATCATGGGTGTTTTCGAGTAAAACCCCGCAGTCGTGTCCCAACTGGCTGGCGGTTGCAGCTAGAGCTCCCATCCAGTCATTTCCTGAACTCTTTTTGAGGATAGAATTTTAATGAGTGCCAAAGAAGTCCGTTTTTCCGATTCAGCCCGTCAGCGTATGCTCAAGGGTGTTGACATCCTGGCTAACGCCGTAAAAGTTACTCTCGGTCCTAAAGGCCGAAACGTTGTACTGGACAAGTCGTTCGGTGCCCCTACTGTCACTAAAGATGGTGTTTCTGTAGCCAAAGAAATCGAACTGGAAGACAAGTTCGAAAACATGGGTGCACAGATGGTGAAGGAAGTTGCTTCACAAACTTCTGACATCGCTGGTGACGGTACTACGACAGCAACAGTTCTGGCTCAAAGCATCGTTCGCGAAGGCCTGAAGTCAGTTGCTGCCGGCATGAACCCGATGGATCTCAAGCGTGGTATCGACAAGGCCGTAATTGCAGCAACTGCTGAACTGGCTGCCATGTCCAAGCCATGTAATGACGAGAAGTCAGTTGCTCAGGTTGGTACTATTTCTGCCAACAGCGACGAGTCAATCGGCAAAATCATTGCTGAAGCAATGAACAAGGTTGGTAAGGAAGGCGTTATCACTGTAGAAGAAGGCAAGTCTCTGGACAACGAACTTGACGTTGTTGAAGGCATGCAGTTTGACCGTGGTTACCTGTCTCCTTATTTCATCAACAACCAGGATGCAATGTCTGCAGAACTGGAAGATCCATATGTACTGCTTTTCGACAAGAAAATCAGCAACATCCGTGATCTGCTCCCCGCTCTGGAAGCCGTTGCCAAGTCTGGCAAGCCTCTCCTGATCATCGCTGAAGATATCGAAGGCGAAGCTCTGGCAACTCTGGTTGTCAACAGCATGCGCGGTATCATCAAGACATGTGCTGTTAAGGCGCCTGGTTTTGGTGACCGTCGTAAAGCCATGCTGCAGGATATCGCTATCCTGACTGGTGGCCAGGTAATCTCTGAAGAAGTCGGCCTGTCTCTGGACAAGATCACTTTGGAAGACCTGGGTACAGCCAAGCGTGTCACTGTTGACAAAGACAACACTACTATTGTTGATGGTGCTGGTTCTTCTGATGAGATCAACGCTCGCGTTGAACAGATTCGCACTCAGATTGAACAAGCTACTTCTGACTACGACAAGGAAAAGCTGCAAGAACGTGTTGCCAAGCTTGCCGGTGGTGTTGCAGTTATCAAAGTCGGTGCTGCTACCGAAGTTGAAATGAAAGAGAAGAAGGACCGTGTTGACGATGCACTGCACGCAACTCGTGCTGCTGTTGAAGAAGGTATCGTTCCTGGTGGTGGTGTTGCACTGGTTCGCGCCATTGCTGCTGTTGACAAAGTCAAGGGCGACAACCACGAGCAGGACATCGGTATCAGCATTGCCAAGCGTGCAATGGAAGAGCCTCTGCGTCAGATCGTTGCCAATGCTGGTGGTGAGCCTTCAGTAGTGGTTGCACGAGTCAAAGAAGGCACAGGTAACTTCGGTTACAACGCTGCTAACGGCGAATACGGCGACATGGTCGAAATGGGTATCCTGGATCCAACCAAGGTAACTCGTTACGCTCTGCAAAATGCTGCTTCTGTTGCTGGTCTGATGATCACCACAGAATGCATGATTGCTGACTTGCCGAAGGATGAAGCGGCCGGTGGTGGCATGCCTGATATGGGCGGAATGGGTGGAATGGGCGGCATGATGTAAGGCATTCGCCTTTATCATGTGAGTTAACGCTCATCAAGTAGTATCAAAACCCCCGCTCAATGCGGGGGTTTTGCGTTGTGGATGTGACAAAGTGTGGCGAGTTCGATTCGTGCTTAAGCGTCTGGGGATGGTGCCGATACCAGTTTTATCGGGATGCTAATACCTGCATTTCACTCCCATGTACCCAACAGGACGGGATTTTTTGAATTTTCGCGCATTCACAAGCACGGTCTATCGCTCGCGGGCAATACAAGCATTGTCCGGATCGGTTGCACTCACGCTATTGATCGTGCAGCTGACGTTGTTCTACCCGTCGATCTACGAACAATACGAGTCTCAGATCATCGAGCAATCGAGAGTAGAGCTGGCGTTGGTACGTGCCGCTTTTTTCAACGCGGACCCTGAGCAGATAAGCGTCCCGGACACGCTGTTGAGTGATTCTCTGGTGGGCCTGGTACTTGTGGATGCCTCGGGCAGGCTTCTGCTCAACAAGGGCAACACCTTCGACTATGTGCATGACAGCGGTGCCAGCGTAACTGAGTCCGGTACTGTGCATTCAGAAAACTGGACCATCCCGGCGAAGACGAGTTCTCTGTCAGGTATCGGCTTTATTGAGCGTGAGCAAATTGTGAACGCTGCACTGTTCAAGGCATTGGGGCTCAGTGCATTTGCCTTGCTAACCAGTTTGACAGGCGCTCTTGTGGCCATGTTTGGCGCACACCGATGGTATGTCGGCCCTATAGAGCAGCTGATCGGTGCGCTCAGGGACAGCCGTGAGAATAGTGAGGGACAGTTGCCGGAGTCTATCGAGGTTACTGATGGAAACGATTTGCGTCCTCTGGCTGAAGAGTTCAACGGTCTGATCGAGGCTCAGCGCAAGGCTGCCAGGCAGGTGAAGGTCAAGCAGCAGTATCTGGAATTCGCCGCTCACCATGATCCGCTGACTCATTTGCCCAACCGGCTCATGTTCGAGGATACCTTGAAGCGTACGGTGACTGAGACCATTGCTTCAGGCCTCAAGTTTGCTGTTTTTCTTGTTGATCTGGACAATTTCAAATTCTTCAACGATCAGTACGGGCATCTGGTTGGTGACAAGATGGTGGCGGAGGTGGGCAATCGTTTGCGCACCATGATGCGAGATATTGATCTGGTTGCACGGCTTGACGGTGATGAGTTTGTGGTTATCCAGAGAGATGTGGAAGATACGGATTCGGCTGAAGAGGTTGCCAGGCGCATCATGAACGTTGCGACAGCTCCTTATGAATACCGGGGCTTTACGCTCAAGACGGCGGTGTCCGTCGGAATTTCATCGTTTCCTGATGATGTGCATGTGCAGCAGGACGAGCATATGCTGGGCGAGGAAATCGTCAACAATGCCGCCGTGGCGCTTCAGGAAGCGAAGAGTAACGGCAAGAATCAGTATCAGCTGTTCAACGAAAAAATGCGGCTCAGGCTGACAGCCAGAATCAGGCTGGAGCAAGACCTTAAAATTGCTTTGCAGGATGAGCAGTTTGAGGTGTATTACCAGCCCAAGATCAACATCCATACTCGCCAATGCACGGGGGCTGAAGCATTGGTTCGTTGGCGTCATCCAGTCAATGGTTTTGTCTCCCCCGATGCGTTTGTGCCGGTTTGTGAAGAGACGGGTCTCATTATTGAGTTGGGGGCCTGGATTTTAAGGACTGCCTGTATCAAGACGCGTGAGTTGCAGGAGCAGGGTTATCCGGGACTGAATGTCGCTGTCAATATATCGGCTGTCCAGTTCACCGATGGTGGGCTCTTGCCTATGGTTGTTCGGGCACTGGAAGAGTCTGGTCTCGCTTCCGAATTACTGGAATTGGAGATCACCGAAAGTGCTGTGATGCACGATCCTGAAGAAGTTATCCTGTCTTTGCACGAGCTGAGTGAACACGGCATGAAGCTGGCAATTGACGACTTCGGTACAGGATATTCTTCGTTGGCGTATCTCAAACGCTTCCCTGTCAACACCTTGAAGATCGATCGGGCATTCATTACTGATATATCCAGTGATAATGATGATGTAGCGATTGTCGAAGCGGTGCTGGGGTTGGGCAAGCACTTCAATATGAAAGTTGTTGCGGAAGGCGTCGAAGACGAGGAGCAGCTGAATTTTCTGAAAGCCCAGGGCTGTGATATCGCTCAGGGGTATTTCATCAGCAAACCGTTAAGCTCGGAGCAATACAATCATTGGCTTGAACGCTGGCCATATGGCGTGCAGTCCGGCAGCGTAATCAGAATGCCTGAGTTACCTGCACCAGACAGAACCGGAACAGACGATTGAGGCTGGGAATTGTCGGGTAGGTGTACGATGCCAGTGACTGGCATTATATCCAGTTGCCGTGTAAGCTTTTGCTTTCCATGGCGATGACTGACTGACGATGGCCGACTCTCTTGATTTGCGCTGCAGCTGGTGTCAGGGTAGTGATTTATATCGCCACTACCACGACACTGAATGGGGCGTGCCCTGCAGGGATTCAATGCAGCTGTTCGAGTTGCTTAATCTGGAAGGTCAGCAGGCCGGGCTCAGCTGGATCACCATTCTCAACAAGCGCGAAGGCTATCGGCAGTTGTTTGCAGGCTTTGATCCGGTCAAGATTGCCCGCTTCACGGATGCCAAACTTGACAAGATTGCGAGCAATCCGCTCATCGTGCGGCATCGGCAAAAGGTGGAATCCATTCGCAGTAATGCGCACGCCTGGCTGGCGATGAGGGAGGCAGGTCAGGATTTTTCAGAGTTTGTCTGGTCCTACGTCAACCACGAAGCTATCGACAATGCGCGTACTTGCATGAGTGAGGTGCCGGCTAAAACAGATGCTTCAACGGCTATGAGTAAGCAGCTGAAGAAGCTGGGCTTTGCCTTTGTCGGACCGACAACCTGTTACGCCTTCATGCAAGCGGGCGGAATGGTGAACGATCACCTGACAAGCTGCCCTAGACATCCTGAAGTTGCCTGATTAGCTGAAATCTTGGGAGCCTGTCCGAGAATCGCACCCGCAGTCGACCTGTCTATTCCCGGATTGGCTTCTGGGCCCGCTATTGACCGAAACGCTTGTTGCTTTGCGCCATCCAGTCCAGTTCTTCGCTTGTGCTGGTGCGACCCAGTGCCTTGTTTCGATAAGGGTAGCGGCCAAATTGGTCGACAATTCGCTTGTGTTCATGCGCGGATGACAAGGTGCTGGTAGCAAATTTGTGCAGCTCCGGAGTGCCCTGCTCGCGTGTCAGGGCTTCGAACAGTGCAACGGATCTGAGCTGAGATTCTGGCGATTCGTCATGTTCCAGGGGCAAGTAGCAAAATACTTTCTGAGTCAGCGAGAATGACTCCACGTAGCGCATGGAAATAGCATGTTGACAGGCTGCCAGTGCCTGATCGTCAGCAGCAAAGGCATCGGCTGTGCCACGATGAATATTGCGATTGAACTGATCAAGAAGGACAATCAGTGCCAGTGTGCTGTCCGCCGATTGCAGCCAGTGGTCCAGTTGGCCGCTCCGGGCGAGCTCGAGCAGGTCGCCAAAGCGGGTTTGTAGTTCCAGGTCCAGTTTTTTTCCACCGCTGAACCAGCGTTTGGACTGGGGCAGGTCCATCCGTCCACTGGCCTCATCTTTGAACCAGAACCGGAGTACGGATTCAGGAGTTTGCTCAACAGAGGGCTGATTGTCGGTGATTGCATTCATGGGGAGGGCAGAAGTGTTGTCTGGTATGGGTGTATTGCTTGAATAGCGAGTTTGTGGCATTGCGATGACACTGCCCTTGCTGTTGATACTGGGCAATGTGCCGTTATTGTTATTGACATTCGTCATTGTGCCGTGTAATTGGCGATGAGCTTTGCACTGTATCCATACTCGGTCTATGGTCAGTGCTTTGATATACTCCGTGTCATGCGCAGCTGGCAGACCTTTACAGGCCGCTGAAAGCACCTGCGGTACTACCTACAATTGTGGAAAATCTTCATATGAGTGTACGCGTTACGAGTCTTATCCTCTGCGGTGCCCTGTTAGGCGGCTGTGCAAGTAATAACCCTCAGCTAGCAGACCTTAAAGCCGCTGCGGAATCAGCGCTGAGTGGTGAGTCGTCCAGTGGTCCTCTGAGTATTGACGAGATCACACGCGGCCTCAAGGAGGCATTGACAACTGGCTCCAATGCGGTTGTGGCGCAACTGGGCAAGCCAAACGGTTTCAGTGATGACCCCATTATTCATATCCCACTGCCTAGTTCTCTGGCCAAGGCGCGTGATTTTGCCAGCAAAGTGGGTCTGGAAGGCTCATTTGACGATCTGGAGCTGAAACTCAACCAAGCTGCAGAGCAGGCTACGCCAAAGGCGCAGGCCTTGTTCGTTGATGCTATCAGCGAGATGAGTGTCGATGATGCCAAAGGCATTCTGTCGGGCCCTGACGATGCGGCTACCAGCTATTTTCGTGACAAGACCGGGTCCCAGTTGCAGTCGCAAATGCGGCCTATCATCGATCAGGCGCTGGCCAGTGTAGGGGCGGTTGGTACATTCAACGATCTTTTGTCCAAGTACAATAATATTCCCCTGGCACCGAAACTCGATGCCGATCTGACCGGTTATGTGACCGAAGAAGGATCAGAAGGCATTTTTCATTATCTGGCAGAGGAAGAAAAAGCGATTCGCGAGAACCCGCTTAAACGCACCTCTGAAATCCTGCGCCGCGTATTCGGAAGCTGAAACCAACATGAACCCCCCAGAACTGACTGACCGACATTCATTCGACCGTGAAGAACTTATCGCCTGTGGACGCGGCGAATTGTTCGGTGAGGGCAATGCCCGACTGCCTTTACCGAATATGCTCATGTTCGATCGCATCACCAGTATTACAGCCGATGGAGGAGCTGCAGGCAAAGGGCAGGTCATCGCTGAACTGGACATCAACCCTGAGCTGTGGTTCTTCGGATGCCATTTTGAGAGCGATCCGGTCATGCCGGGTTGTCTGGGACTGGATGCCATGTGGCAGCTGGTTGGCTTCTTTCTTGGCTGGAAGGGCAATCCGGGCAGGGGACGAGCGCTGGGTTCTGGTGAAGTGAAATTCTTCGGTCAGGTCCTGCCAACCGCCAAGGTGGTACGCTATGAACTTACTATCAACCGACTTATCGAAAGAAAGCTGGTCATGGGCATCGCCGATGGCCGCATGCTGGTCGACGACCGTGAAATCTACACGGCTCGTGACCTGCGAGTTGGTCTATTCACATCCACTGAAGATTTCTAAAGAGATCGCATCATGCGCAGAGCGGTAATAACCGGCATTGGTATCATTTCCTGTCTGGGAAATGACAAGGAGTCGGTAACAGAATCATTGCGACTGGCCAAATCGGGCATCACGAAACGCGAGATCTATAAGGAAATGGGCATGCGCAGCCACGTGGCTGCGGCGCCGGACATCGACCTTAAAGAATCCATCGATCGCAAGCAATTTCGTTTTATGGGCGGGGCTGCTGCCTATGCCTATCTGGCCATGCAGGCGGCGATTGCGGATGCAGGCCTGAGTGATGACGAGGTGTCGAATGTTCGAACGGGCATTATTGCAGGCTCGGGTGGCGGTTCTTCAGCCAGTCAGGTTGATTCTGCCGATATTCTGCGTGATCGTGGCATTCGGCGAGTAGGGCCCTATCGAGTTACTCAGACCATGGGTAGTACGGTATCTGCCTGTCTGGCAACGCCTTTCAAGATCAAGGGCATCAACTACTCCATATCATCAGCCTGTTCCACCAGTGCACATTGCATTGGTAATGCGCTGGAGCTCATCCAGCTGGGCAAGCAGGATCGCGTGTTTGCCGGTGGTGGCGAAGAGGAGCATTGGACACTAAGCAGTCTGTTCGATGCCATGGGCGCGCTGTCGACCAAATACAATGACACGCCAGAGCTGGCCTCACGCGCCTACGATGCGAACCGGGATGGTTTTGTCATTGCCGGTGGCGGTGGCATGGTGGTGGTAGAAGAACTGGAAACTGCCAAGGCACGTGGGGCAACCATCTATGCTGAGGTCGTCGGTTATGGTGCCACTTCAGATGGTTACGACATGGTTGCACCGTCCGGTGAAGGGGCAATGCGTTGCATGCAAATGGCCAAGGCAACGGTTGATACGCCTATCGATTACATCAATGCCCACGGCACCAGCACGCCGGTTGGTGATGTGGCCGAGCTGCGTGCGGTAAAAATGGCTTTCGAAGAAGGCCAGGTTCCCCATATTGGTTCTACCAAGTCTCTGTCGGGACATTCGCTGGGAGCCGCAGGTGTACAGGAGGCTATC is a window encoding:
- the dsbD gene encoding protein-disulfide reductase DsbD, which gives rise to MTSHSLSLIPAMLSSIRLRFAAARQSAAGLYLLATLALLPLGTMAATNLLGGSDPMSPLEAFVPSVTQVSADKISLEFAIADGYYLYRDKTSFQVEEVSSLSPSGLASTASITLGAPEFSEAIVVSDDFFGEQATFRDTASMGLDYTTSEPLQSVRLSVKFQGCADIGLCYPPTSVELDVELPQQSTSGSNKESTLGSSKESSSLASPLINAKPVAGLFGDSPVQEELLPPDLAYLPQVMTANDRELIIRWQIEPGYYLYRDKLSFSLTDAGGAQVVSADIDPGVEQYDEFFGNVRILRDVAEARLILDPPAQLALSAKASLQLNYQGCADIGVCFPPSTATLPVSFDSTPSGMDEETLRAKLAASSDSSSSPVSTSPAKTAPKIAAPTPADELPQSEQDRLFSMLSANSLWLNVATFFGLGLLLAFTPCVLPMIPILSSLIVGQGGSMSTRRAFSLSLVYVLVMASTYAIVGVIVGLSGYNVQIFLQNPWVLSLIAVLFVALSLSMFGFFELQMPASIQAKLTQWSNKQGGGQVTGVAAMGFISTLIVGPCVTAPLAGALIYIAKTGDAVIGGAALFALGLGMGAPLLLIGTSAGRLLPRTGNWMNATKHVFGILLLGMAVYMISRFLPVQITMALYGILAIMSGIYFGATDSTNRDSSGWQRFGKGSGIIIGIYGLALLLGALSGNNSYRTPLKSLGSVSSDQAGNSSQPHEGLKFVTVKGVDGLQQAVLQATQQGRPVMLDFYADWCISCKEMEAFTFTDQRVQDLLANAVLVQTDVTANDALDQALLKQFDLFGPPGIIFYDATGRELPAARVIGFMNAEKFGDHVQRVLGDTGI
- a CDS encoding DNA-3-methyladenine glycosylase I, whose translation is MADSLDLRCSWCQGSDLYRHYHDTEWGVPCRDSMQLFELLNLEGQQAGLSWITILNKREGYRQLFAGFDPVKIARFTDAKLDKIASNPLIVRHRQKVESIRSNAHAWLAMREAGQDFSEFVWSYVNHEAIDNARTCMSEVPAKTDASTAMSKQLKKLGFAFVGPTTCYAFMQAGGMVNDHLTSCPRHPEVA
- a CDS encoding FxsA family protein, translating into MPYALLLFISLPIIEIAVMLRVGDAIGWLPTLAIVILTAFIGTTLLRQQGLATLNTARQRLDAGEMPAQQMLEGMLLLLGGVLLLTPGFVTDAFGFACVLPVTRQWLANKIASRSIVSVGGVVGFGSGAGRQRGGPSAKGGTTIGSGSTAGARHSDAHSAESSASGGRPQPSTPSPESSGEVIDADFKRIDK
- a CDS encoding co-chaperone GroES codes for the protein MNIRPLHDRVVVKRMEEERTSAGGIVIPDSATEKPVRGEVLSVGKGKIAENGDVRPLDLKVGDQVLFGKYSGTEIKIDGEEVLVMREDDIMGVFE
- a CDS encoding DNA-3-methyladenine glycosylase family protein; the protein is MTDVETSLTRNTLAIAVQALTREDPLICGLVRQYGMPPLWQRSQSFATLVHIILEQKVSLASAKAVMLRVQKLCPQMNHKQFLGVSEQRLRQVGISERKLSYCRSIAEAIDTGELDLSHLRRCTDAQVMDALTSIRGIGPWSAGVYLLMALRRPDAWASGDRALVVSLAECADLPAVPGYAELDQWAERWRPYRAAAARVLWHAYLSRRSPGARQKRSS
- the groL gene encoding chaperonin GroEL (60 kDa chaperone family; promotes refolding of misfolded polypeptides especially under stressful conditions; forms two stacked rings of heptamers to form a barrel-shaped 14mer; ends can be capped by GroES; misfolded proteins enter the barrel where they are refolded when GroES binds) → MSAKEVRFSDSARQRMLKGVDILANAVKVTLGPKGRNVVLDKSFGAPTVTKDGVSVAKEIELEDKFENMGAQMVKEVASQTSDIAGDGTTTATVLAQSIVREGLKSVAAGMNPMDLKRGIDKAVIAATAELAAMSKPCNDEKSVAQVGTISANSDESIGKIIAEAMNKVGKEGVITVEEGKSLDNELDVVEGMQFDRGYLSPYFINNQDAMSAELEDPYVLLFDKKISNIRDLLPALEAVAKSGKPLLIIAEDIEGEALATLVVNSMRGIIKTCAVKAPGFGDRRKAMLQDIAILTGGQVISEEVGLSLDKITLEDLGTAKRVTVDKDNTTIVDGAGSSDEINARVEQIRTQIEQATSDYDKEKLQERVAKLAGGVAVIKVGAATEVEMKEKKDRVDDALHATRAAVEEGIVPGGGVALVRAIAAVDKVKGDNHEQDIGISIAKRAMEEPLRQIVANAGGEPSVVVARVKEGTGNFGYNAANGEYGDMVEMGILDPTKVTRYALQNAASVAGLMITTECMIADLPKDEAAGGGMPDMGGMGGMGGMM
- a CDS encoding putative bifunctional diguanylate cyclase/phosphodiesterase; translation: MNFRAFTSTVYRSRAIQALSGSVALTLLIVQLTLFYPSIYEQYESQIIEQSRVELALVRAAFFNADPEQISVPDTLLSDSLVGLVLVDASGRLLLNKGNTFDYVHDSGASVTESGTVHSENWTIPAKTSSLSGIGFIEREQIVNAALFKALGLSAFALLTSLTGALVAMFGAHRWYVGPIEQLIGALRDSRENSEGQLPESIEVTDGNDLRPLAEEFNGLIEAQRKAARQVKVKQQYLEFAAHHDPLTHLPNRLMFEDTLKRTVTETIASGLKFAVFLVDLDNFKFFNDQYGHLVGDKMVAEVGNRLRTMMRDIDLVARLDGDEFVVIQRDVEDTDSAEEVARRIMNVATAPYEYRGFTLKTAVSVGISSFPDDVHVQQDEHMLGEEIVNNAAVALQEAKSNGKNQYQLFNEKMRLRLTARIRLEQDLKIALQDEQFEVYYQPKINIHTRQCTGAEALVRWRHPVNGFVSPDAFVPVCEETGLIIELGAWILRTACIKTRELQEQGYPGLNVAVNISAVQFTDGGLLPMVVRALEESGLASELLELEITESAVMHDPEEVILSLHELSEHGMKLAIDDFGTGYSSLAYLKRFPVNTLKIDRAFITDISSDNDDVAIVEAVLGLGKHFNMKVVAEGVEDEEQLNFLKAQGCDIAQGYFISKPLSSEQYNHWLERWPYGVQSGSVIRMPELPAPDRTGTDD